AAAGCTTATTTTACAAGTACCGTCGCTGTAATCCTACTGTTATCGCCAGCTGACTCATTAATCAACTTCCTAAATCAACAACAGatatgtttattgttatatctgtAATTATTCCTTTTTAACTGCTACacagtttacaaaaaaataagtattttaaatgGTAATTATATaatcaaaaaaaaaacagactctACATGCaaaatttaataattttagagAACCAGCTACAGTCAATATATACAGGTATTTCAGTGATCAGCAGAACATGTGGTCATTTTCTTAGAGATGGTTTTAATTGTGGCTTTTCAGGTGGTTATTAAGAACAGTCTTTTTCGTAAAACTCTTTCCACACTGAGTacatgaatatggtttttctccagtGTGAATTCTCCAGTGTGTCATCAGGGATGACTTCTgactaaaacattttccacaacaCGAGCAGGAATacggtttttctcctgtgtggatTCTCTCGTGTAGTATAAGGTGTGTGCTGCggctaaaacatttcccacattcagagcacgAGTACGGCTTCacacctgtgtgaatcctctggtgtaGGCTGAGATGTGCACTACGGCTGAAACACTTCCCACATTCTGCACAAGAAAATGGCTTTTCTCCCGTGTGAATCCTTTGATGTAGAATAAGGTTTGTGCTACAACTGAAACACTTCCCACAATCAGGACAAGAATACGGTTTCTCCCCCGTGTGGATTCTCTGGTGCAAGCTGAGTTTCGAGCTGCTGataaaacacttcccacactgaGTGCAAGAGTAAGGCttttctcctgtgtgagtccTATAATGTGTAATTAGAAGTGACTTCTGGTTAAAAGATTTCCCACAAACAGAACATGCATATGGTTTCTCCCCGGTATGTATTCTCTGATGTCTAGAAAGCAGTGAGTTAGAGGCAAAATATTTTCCACAGTCAGAACATATAACAGCATGTGAACCTCTATGAACCATCCGATGTTCCAGAAGCTCTGTATTATTGGTAAAACATTCTTGACATTCTAAGCATATATACATATCTGTGCTTCCTGGGGGCAGGCGAGAGGCAGAAGCGGATTTATAGTTGAACATTTCATCATGTCCCTTGAACATTACTGAAACACTTCCACTTTGCACATCACTATCTCCTTTACCGTACATGTCAATATTAGAATGTGAATAATCAGTCTCAGTATagatgtcagtgtctgtgagtaTGTCTTCTTCACATGATATTGCTTGCTCCATAGTAGGAGTAGATTGCGTATTATTGATGGATGTAGAAAGGTCAGGCTCACTGTCCTTTACTGCTTCACATGAAACCGATTCATCcttaaaacaaaatgtttgtaCCGCATGTTTACCTTCAGTGGGTGTACAAATGTTGGTGTCGGCGAGATCTCCCTCTTCACATGAGACAGATTCCTTCTTAACCTgtttagatgtatattgtgtatgctCTGTAGTTATATAAATGTTAGTGTAGGCGAGATCTCCATCTTCACATGGGACCGATTCTTCTTTTACACCAGTAGATGTAGATTTATTCACTTTACGTTCAGGTAGATCTACTGGAAGGAAATTGATCATAGTTAGAATCACACACAGTTTAGAACTGGAATtataggaaaaaaatgtaaacaatcagagtgaaggggaaactgtctttttgttttgtatacatatatgggcatttatattgccacgcagctggtaccacatacaatatgggatataccgagcgcgggcttattgccaagcagctggtaccatatataatgtgggatatacagagcgcgggcttgttttttctctaagCGTGCATGTGTCCATTTCTCCTCCTAGAATAGTACTACACGACCACTGGACTGACCAAGAAGTGTAGGTAATTGAAGAACATCATGAAAGGTGTATGCCGCTCTGTGTCACTGGTCAAGTTGTGTTTCTTTCAGTTCAGGACTCAATAACTATTTCACCTATAACACCATATTAACGGCGTTCTGATCCCAATGTTACAAAACCGTACATAGGATCAAGGATCTGACACGTATACTGATGATGTCTGCTTTACCACAAATAGGACGGAGCAAACTTCTCTTACCCGATGAAGTGAGGGGTGGacgattctccatcatcacgtccttgtctCCTACTAAATACTTCCACTCCTGAGAAACAGACAATGACATTTTATTCCAGTGGTTTGTAACCTGTTTTTGTGGCCAGGTCCTAAATTAAACATGAGTCATCTCAGGAACAATGGTTCTGTTACAATTAACCAAATATTTTGTTCCAATTATTTAATGATTATTTGCAAGTGAAGTAACTGGTtgtttaaaacaatataaaaattgaACATTGAACAAAAACATTGAAAGGGCCTGTACCAAGAGCACTCCCCTCTATCTCACATTAAAGACATTTCCGGTCACTT
The nucleotide sequence above comes from Mixophyes fleayi isolate aMixFle1 chromosome 6, aMixFle1.hap1, whole genome shotgun sequence. Encoded proteins:
- the LOC142159869 gene encoding uncharacterized protein LOC142159869 encodes the protein MDKDRSHMSERILNLTLEIIFVLTGEDYTVVKKEKGDHVTSCRRRGRVSEGWSRTQSPIMEPPPHSLIHERNNDQRILELTNKIIQLLTGEVTAGNGTLYSNTGEWKYLVGDKDVMMENRPPLTSSVDLPERKVNKSTSTGVKEESVPCEDGDLAYTNIYITTEHTQYTSKQVKKESVSCEEGDLADTNICTPTEGKHAVQTFCFKDESVSCEAVKDSEPDLSTSINNTQSTPTMEQAISCEEDILTDTDIYTETDYSHSNIDMYGKGDSDVQSGSVSVMFKGHDEMFNYKSASASRLPPGSTDMYICLECQECFTNNTELLEHRMVHRGSHAVICSDCGKYFASNSLLSRHQRIHTGEKPYACSVCGKSFNQKSLLITHYRTHTGEKPYSCTQCGKCFISSSKLSLHQRIHTGEKPYSCPDCGKCFSCSTNLILHQRIHTGEKPFSCAECGKCFSRSAHLSLHQRIHTGVKPYSCSECGKCFSRSTHLILHERIHTGEKPYSCSCCGKCFSQKSSLMTHWRIHTGEKPYSCTQCGKSFTKKTVLNNHLKSHN